A window of the Virgibacillus pantothenticus genome harbors these coding sequences:
- a CDS encoding DEAD/DEAH box helicase — protein sequence MTTFKELGISNPIMKALERMGFEEATPIQAETIPVALEGNDVIGQAQTGTGKTAAFGIPMIEKLDPKARKIQGLVVAPTRELAIQVAEELNRLGKIKKVRAFAVYGGQHMERQIRSLKDGPQIVVATPGRLLDHMRRKTIRTNHIQTTVLDEADEMLNMGFIDDIREILKAIPEERQTLLFSATMPKEIRDIATNLMNNPKEIKIKAKEMTVENIDQYFIEIPEKFKFDTLNNHLDIHSPDLAIVFSRTKKRVDEITEGLQARGYRAEGIHGDLTQGKRMSVLNKFKNGRVDVLVATDVAARGLDISGVTHVYNFDIPQDPESYVHRIGRTGRAGRTGEAISFITPRELAHLQLIEKVTKSKMKRLTPPTNRDARKGQQQVTISKIMETIESKDLNAYHQAANQLLEDHDSVSVISAALKLLTKERKDTPVKISSVAPVSVKKANNVKDNRRSNNKRFYGKRGQNNRGGQSGRNRKGNFQKRRNRDN from the coding sequence GTGACAACATTTAAAGAACTGGGTATCTCCAATCCAATTATGAAAGCATTAGAAAGAATGGGGTTTGAAGAAGCAACGCCGATTCAAGCCGAGACCATTCCAGTTGCCTTAGAAGGCAATGATGTAATTGGACAAGCACAAACAGGAACAGGAAAAACGGCTGCTTTTGGTATTCCAATGATTGAAAAGCTAGATCCAAAAGCACGTAAAATTCAAGGTCTCGTTGTTGCTCCAACGAGGGAGTTAGCGATCCAAGTAGCTGAAGAATTAAATCGACTTGGGAAAATAAAAAAGGTTCGTGCATTTGCGGTTTATGGCGGACAGCATATGGAACGACAAATTCGTTCATTGAAAGATGGTCCGCAAATTGTTGTAGCGACACCAGGAAGGTTATTAGACCATATGCGCAGGAAAACAATTCGCACGAATCATATTCAGACAACCGTTTTAGACGAAGCGGATGAAATGTTAAATATGGGCTTCATCGATGATATCCGCGAGATTCTTAAGGCGATTCCAGAAGAGAGACAGACGCTGTTATTCTCAGCAACGATGCCTAAGGAAATTCGTGATATTGCCACTAATTTAATGAACAATCCGAAAGAGATTAAGATTAAAGCAAAGGAAATGACGGTTGAAAATATTGATCAATATTTTATTGAAATACCAGAGAAATTTAAATTTGATACGTTAAATAACCATTTGGATATTCATTCTCCGGATTTAGCAATCGTTTTTAGCCGTACTAAAAAGCGTGTAGATGAAATCACAGAAGGCTTACAAGCTAGAGGTTATCGAGCAGAAGGAATTCATGGTGATTTAACGCAAGGAAAACGGATGTCGGTATTGAATAAGTTTAAAAATGGCCGAGTGGATGTACTAGTTGCAACAGATGTTGCAGCGAGAGGGTTGGATATTTCCGGAGTTACACATGTGTATAATTTTGACATCCCACAGGATCCGGAAAGCTATGTGCATCGGATCGGAAGAACAGGACGTGCTGGTCGTACAGGGGAAGCAATCTCCTTTATAACCCCAAGGGAATTGGCTCATTTACAATTAATTGAAAAAGTCACGAAAAGTAAGATGAAACGATTAACACCACCTACAAATCGTGATGCGCGAAAAGGGCAACAGCAAGTGACGATCAGCAAAATTATGGAAACGATCGAATCAAAAGATTTAAATGCTTATCACCAAGCGGCAAATCAATTATTGGAAGATCATGATTCGGTTTCTGTTATTTCTGCTGCTCTGAAGCTATTGACGAAAGAACGGAAGGATACGCCTGTAAAAATTTCTTCTGTTGCGCCAGTTAGCGTGAAAAAAGCGAATAATGTAAAAGACAATCGCCGTTCGAATAATAAACGTTTTTATGGAAAACGTGGCCAGAACAATCGCGGAGGGCAAAGCGGTCGTAATCGAAAGGGCAATTTCCAAAAACGTAGAAACCGTGATAATTAA
- the bla gene encoding class A beta-lactamase, whose amino-acid sequence MTIKVKNGKVLIKMLHHTKIIGALFFIFLALVGCAKMESKPANNVYSGESTPSIEKEAFRLLEKEYDAKLGIYAMDTGTGKTVSYRAENRFAYASTHKVLAVGVLLQKMNVNQLEETVLIKEDDLVNYNPITEKHVNKLMTWKELSDASMRYSDNTAANYILKRIGRPAGFKQALRDIGDDVTKPERIEPELNKVKPGETRDTSTPKALATSLQTFTMGDVLTKQKQDLLVNWLKRNTTGDNLIRAGVPEGWEVGDKSGAASYGTRNDIAIIWPPNEDPIILAVLSSRDEEDAEGNDELIAKATEEVMRIIK is encoded by the coding sequence ATGACTATAAAAGTTAAAAACGGAAAGGTTTTGATAAAAATGCTACATCATACGAAAATTATTGGAGCTTTATTTTTTATTTTTCTTGCGCTTGTTGGTTGTGCAAAAATGGAGTCGAAACCAGCTAATAATGTATATAGCGGAGAGTCAACACCATCGATTGAAAAAGAGGCTTTCCGTCTATTAGAGAAAGAATATGATGCAAAACTTGGTATATATGCTATGGATACTGGTACTGGGAAGACTGTATCTTATCGGGCAGAAAATCGGTTTGCTTATGCTTCCACTCATAAAGTACTTGCTGTGGGTGTACTGCTGCAAAAGATGAATGTAAACCAATTAGAAGAAACTGTTTTAATCAAAGAAGACGATCTTGTAAACTATAATCCAATTACTGAAAAACATGTGAATAAACTGATGACATGGAAGGAACTTAGTGATGCTTCCATGCGTTATAGTGATAATACTGCCGCTAATTACATACTGAAACGGATCGGTAGACCTGCAGGTTTTAAACAAGCACTTCGCGACATTGGGGACGATGTGACAAAACCGGAAAGAATTGAGCCTGAATTAAATAAGGTAAAACCTGGAGAAACAAGGGACACAAGCACACCGAAAGCACTCGCAACAAGCCTTCAAACTTTCACAATGGGAGACGTACTAACGAAGCAAAAACAGGATCTATTAGTAAATTGGCTTAAACGAAATACAACAGGAGACAATTTAATTCGAGCAGGAGTACCGGAAGGGTGGGAAGTTGGTGATAAATCAGGGGCTGCATCCTATGGAACACGTAATGACATAGCTATTATTTGGCCACCAAATGAAGATCCGATTATTCTTGCTGTTCTTTCTAGCCGGGATGAAGAAGATGCTGAAGGGAATGATGAACTTATTGCAAAAGCTACCGAGGAAGTAATGCGTATTATCAAGTGA
- a CDS encoding PH domain-containing protein, whose amino-acid sequence MSKPKRMHPIVIFFQVIRSLRETILPFIAAIIATPKAYFFYVIIGLIVVALLFAIFSTLSWLRFTYEVTSEELRIESGIFIRKKRYISKSRIQSIDISANLLHQLFKLAKVQVETAGSGAEGTLTAIKLSEAEALRRELQGYQNTLADAEAEEAAEQQRTVPSYQISKKRLFFAGTTSGSIGVLAGLITFLVSEMEQFIPNRYYDNMVEWIVELSIAFLIIVIIIVLLLLWVLGIAGTMIKYWNFRIERHENELFITRGLLEKKQTTIPLNRIQGIGIKESIIRQPFGYATVFAEVAAGSVEESNEFSSTLFPMLKKEEVEDFLATILPSHAQLSEKWNTVPRRALTYYLLRAFIPVSLISVPVFIFFPSFMWAIVVLLFFGLFIGYLSYRDTGFQLDKHRMLLQYRKVSKIKMIVFHKRIQAMEKKQHVLHRKQNLATIEVSILGTNSTGTHYRLKELEEVDADKIADWYSHWKRAE is encoded by the coding sequence ATGTCTAAACCAAAACGAATGCATCCAATAGTTATTTTTTTTCAGGTCATTCGATCACTTAGAGAAACCATTTTACCGTTTATTGCAGCGATTATTGCTACTCCTAAGGCGTATTTCTTTTATGTAATAATTGGTCTTATCGTAGTTGCATTATTATTTGCGATTTTTAGCACGCTCTCTTGGCTACGATTTACTTATGAGGTAACAAGTGAAGAATTACGGATTGAATCGGGAATATTTATCCGCAAGAAAAGGTATATTTCCAAAAGTCGTATTCAGTCGATTGATATATCTGCAAACCTATTGCATCAGCTGTTTAAATTGGCTAAGGTGCAAGTTGAAACAGCGGGGTCCGGTGCTGAGGGAACATTAACAGCAATAAAGTTATCGGAAGCAGAAGCTTTGCGGAGAGAGTTACAAGGATATCAGAATACTCTTGCAGATGCAGAAGCCGAAGAAGCGGCTGAACAACAACGAACCGTTCCTAGTTATCAAATATCCAAAAAGCGACTGTTTTTTGCAGGAACAACGTCAGGAAGTATTGGTGTATTAGCAGGACTAATTACCTTTTTAGTCTCGGAAATGGAACAATTTATACCGAACCGTTATTATGACAATATGGTAGAGTGGATAGTTGAGCTAAGTATAGCGTTTTTAATTATTGTTATTATTATTGTCTTATTATTATTGTGGGTATTAGGGATTGCTGGAACGATGATTAAGTATTGGAACTTTAGAATTGAAAGACATGAAAATGAATTATTTATCACTCGTGGTCTGTTAGAAAAAAAACAAACAACAATTCCTTTAAATCGAATTCAGGGGATAGGTATTAAAGAAAGCATTATTCGTCAACCTTTTGGCTATGCTACGGTGTTCGCAGAAGTTGCAGCTGGTAGTGTAGAGGAATCAAATGAATTTTCCTCTACTTTATTTCCAATGCTGAAAAAAGAGGAAGTAGAAGATTTTTTAGCAACCATACTGCCATCTCATGCTCAGCTGAGTGAGAAATGGAATACGGTCCCAAGAAGAGCCTTAACGTACTATTTGCTTCGAGCATTCATCCCTGTAAGTTTAATTAGTGTTCCCGTATTTATTTTCTTTCCTAGTTTTATGTGGGCGATAGTGGTTCTGCTGTTCTTTGGTCTATTTATAGGCTATTTGAGTTATCGAGATACTGGGTTTCAGCTTGATAAGCACCGAATGCTGCTGCAGTATCGAAAAGTGAGTAAAATAAAAATGATTGTTTTTCATAAGCGAATTCAAGCAATGGAGAAAAAGCAGCATGTCTTGCATCGAAAACAAAATTTAGCAACGATTGAAGTGTCTATACTTGGTACGAATAGTACAGGAACACATTACCGGTTAAAAGAGTTGGAAGAAGTCGATGCTGATAAAATAGCTGATTGGTATTCACACTGGAAACGCGCAGAGTAG
- a CDS encoding diacylglycerol/lipid kinase family protein, which yields MSKYDEALFLYNGNADHEEMQRKLMYAIPKLSLAIKQLHIVQTESIEEVKKVCIRYAAKVDLLLILGGDGTVHACINAISPLKKRPIVGILPGGTCNDFSRVLNIPQQLEKAAAAIVEGHVVDIDVGKADDRYFLNFWGIGLIAETSQNIDPNQKKYLGVLSYFMSTLKTITQAKSFSYAITTDEQTVQGEAVMIVVLNGRYLGTQELPISSLQPDDGKLDVLIVKNSNLAFFRELFSMDHPDTKLKELNEMMYIQTDRLCVTTDDRKEADMDGEIVSGTPTEVELLPKHLQMIRAK from the coding sequence ATGAGCAAGTACGATGAAGCATTGTTTCTATATAATGGTAATGCTGATCACGAGGAGATGCAAAGGAAATTAATGTATGCAATTCCAAAATTATCTTTGGCCATTAAACAATTGCACATTGTTCAAACGGAATCCATTGAAGAAGTCAAAAAAGTTTGTATACGTTATGCTGCAAAAGTCGACTTGCTGCTTATATTAGGTGGAGATGGTACAGTTCATGCTTGTATTAATGCAATTTCTCCATTAAAAAAGCGGCCCATTGTCGGTATATTACCTGGAGGGACATGTAATGATTTTAGCAGAGTACTAAATATACCGCAGCAACTAGAGAAAGCTGCCGCTGCAATTGTAGAAGGACATGTTGTTGATATAGATGTAGGGAAAGCGGATGATAGATATTTTCTTAACTTTTGGGGAATCGGATTAATTGCGGAAACCTCGCAAAATATTGATCCCAACCAAAAGAAATACCTCGGCGTCCTCAGTTATTTTATGAGCACTTTAAAAACCATTACGCAAGCTAAAAGCTTTTCTTATGCGATAACAACCGACGAGCAAACTGTCCAAGGTGAAGCAGTAATGATTGTTGTGTTAAACGGAAGATACTTAGGAACGCAAGAGCTTCCAATTTCAAGTTTACAGCCTGATGACGGGAAATTAGATGTGCTGATTGTAAAAAATTCAAATCTTGCTTTCTTCCGCGAGTTATTTTCTATGGACCACCCAGATACAAAGTTAAAGGAGCTTAATGAAATGATGTATATACAAACAGATCGTTTATGTGTAACGACAGATGATCGAAAGGAAGCCGACATGGATGGAGAAATTGTTTCTGGTACGCCAACTGAAGTGGAGTTGCTCCCAAAGCATTTACAAATGATACGAGCAAAATAA
- a CDS encoding DegV family protein — protein MNIQLMTDGGADIPERLRKKADIIQVPLYLHFSDGQYKSGVDLDLPSFYKKIAETNELPRSSAPSPHDFYSAYKQIDKEVPILMLSLTKGLSSTYENAVAGMQLLLDEEPKRTIAVINTKTASCGIALLLHEAISKIEANYTFTQLVNHLEGRAEQTATLFVLKTLENLIQGGRLDKVKGKIAKTLNIKLLMRASRDGAIEVTEKVRGDKKSIRRFIDQIGELTKNVEDKVISLSHCNAEERAKKVLSEIREKYPFKDALIMDTGPLISTYGGEGALVISFFKHSK, from the coding sequence ATGAACATTCAACTTATGACGGATGGTGGAGCGGATATTCCTGAACGTTTAAGGAAGAAGGCTGATATCATTCAAGTACCACTTTATTTACATTTTAGCGATGGTCAATATAAAAGTGGCGTGGATTTAGATTTACCATCCTTTTATAAAAAAATTGCTGAAACAAATGAACTGCCAAGATCATCGGCACCAAGTCCGCATGATTTTTACTCGGCTTACAAACAAATTGATAAAGAAGTTCCAATCCTAATGCTCAGTTTAACGAAAGGGTTAAGCAGCACCTATGAGAACGCAGTTGCCGGCATGCAATTGCTTTTAGATGAAGAGCCAAAGCGTACTATTGCTGTCATCAATACAAAAACTGCTTCCTGTGGAATTGCTCTTTTGCTACATGAAGCTATCTCAAAAATAGAAGCAAACTATACCTTTACACAATTAGTGAATCACCTTGAGGGAAGAGCGGAGCAAACGGCAACTTTATTCGTTTTAAAAACGTTGGAAAACCTTATTCAAGGTGGACGACTGGATAAAGTGAAGGGGAAAATTGCCAAAACATTAAACATTAAACTGCTCATGCGAGCAAGTAGAGATGGAGCAATCGAAGTTACCGAAAAAGTAAGAGGTGACAAAAAATCCATCCGGCGCTTTATCGACCAAATCGGTGAACTTACAAAGAACGTAGAAGATAAAGTAATCTCTTTATCACATTGTAATGCAGAAGAACGTGCTAAAAAGGTGCTCAGTGAAATACGTGAGAAATATCCTTTTAAGGATGCGCTGATTATGGACACTGGTCCTTTAATCTCTACGTATGGTGGAGAAGGTGCACTCGTTATTTCTTTTTTTAAGCATTCTAAGTAA
- a CDS encoding PH domain-containing protein, with product MRQPPKQEIDKDAIKVWKITAAIYNGILCLLAIGAFIISIIFEWPLWYSIAAIVISVILAYVFIFILPKLRWRRWRYELFEQEIYIQYGILIMSRTLIPMVRVQHVDTKQGPLLKRYDLATVTISTAATTHEIPALNEADASLLRDRISELARVDEEDV from the coding sequence ATGCGACAACCTCCAAAGCAGGAAATTGACAAAGATGCGATAAAAGTATGGAAAATAACGGCAGCCATTTATAATGGCATATTGTGTTTACTTGCGATCGGGGCGTTCATCATTAGCATTATTTTTGAATGGCCTCTTTGGTATAGTATTGCAGCTATAGTCATTTCGGTTATTTTAGCGTATGTCTTTATATTTATCCTTCCAAAGCTTCGTTGGCGGCGATGGAGATATGAATTATTTGAACAGGAAATCTATATCCAATACGGTATTTTAATCATGTCAAGGACGCTTATCCCTATGGTGCGTGTGCAGCATGTTGATACGAAGCAGGGACCACTCTTAAAACGGTATGATTTAGCAACTGTAACCATATCGACTGCGGCAACAACACATGAAATTCCTGCATTAAATGAAGCAGATGCCTCTTTATTACGAGACCGTATTTCCGAGCTTGCAAGGGTGGATGAAGAAGATGTCTAA
- a CDS encoding glutaredoxin domain-containing protein — protein MKEPKVLVYISNNSKECENVIQFLQEWHITYQTKNVNEQRANMKELQNLGIYGTPAIFVEGEKEPILGFQKNKLKYYLGLADKSMTYYSSLFDGYEHKSDNNHRF, from the coding sequence ATGAAAGAACCTAAGGTGCTTGTTTATATAAGCAATAATAGTAAAGAATGTGAAAATGTAATACAATTTTTACAAGAATGGCATATTACGTATCAAACCAAAAATGTCAATGAACAACGTGCAAATATGAAAGAACTACAAAACTTAGGGATATATGGTACACCAGCTATATTTGTGGAGGGTGAAAAAGAGCCAATTCTCGGCTTTCAAAAAAATAAATTAAAATATTATCTTGGTTTAGCTGATAAATCTATGACTTATTACAGTTCATTGTTTGATGGCTATGAACACAAAAGCGATAACAATCACAGGTTTTAG
- a CDS encoding HAD family hydrolase — protein sequence MKKLYSTFIFDLDGTIIDSERIGLEALQAALYENGINKTIDELRFSVGIPGLRTLEILNIADIPTTLETWLEKQKPFMSDVPLFNGVIDTISQLPKTAIVTSQNQKEMQAGFYQLDIAHHFQAVVCADDTEKHKPNPDPLNLALQLLACEKENAIYIGDSIYDMHCAAAAGVDFGLAAWGVASTANYTSARYIFETPFDILPLASR from the coding sequence ATGAAAAAATTGTATTCGACTTTTATATTTGATTTAGATGGCACGATTATTGACTCGGAAAGAATTGGACTTGAAGCATTACAAGCCGCCTTATATGAAAACGGGATTAACAAAACAATAGATGAGCTTCGTTTTTCTGTAGGTATCCCAGGCTTACGTACGCTTGAAATACTAAATATTGCTGATATTCCTACGACGTTAGAAACTTGGTTGGAAAAACAAAAGCCTTTCATGAGTGACGTGCCATTATTTAACGGTGTAATAGATACTATTTCTCAATTACCTAAAACAGCGATTGTTACTTCACAAAACCAAAAAGAAATGCAAGCTGGATTTTATCAATTAGATATTGCCCATCATTTTCAAGCTGTCGTGTGCGCAGACGATACAGAAAAGCATAAACCTAATCCTGATCCATTAAATTTGGCACTGCAATTATTAGCTTGCGAAAAAGAGAATGCCATTTACATTGGTGATTCCATTTATGATATGCACTGTGCAGCAGCGGCAGGAGTAGATTTTGGGCTAGCTGCTTGGGGAGTCGCATCAACCGCTAATTATACATCGGCACGTTATATTTTCGAAACTCCCTTTGATATATTACCGTTAGCAAGTAGATAA
- a CDS encoding alpha/beta hydrolase — translation MVACLIIHGYTGGPYEVEPLADYLKDHTDWRITVPTLPGHGRKLNLQHVSHDEWLEAAEQTLLQLKERYETVYLIGFSMGGMIAAYLAAKYQVEKLVLLATSGKYLSFKQIGIDIGGFITDAVKGKLGENKLFRHYKRKFGTVPFRANIEFLKLVRFTRRYLNKIHSPVLIAQGQQDGMVPYKTAYYLNKEITSEQKEVVFFERSKHLICLGEDKDALNQIVHAFLDRPKVDTLTYK, via the coding sequence ATGGTAGCCTGTTTAATTATTCATGGATATACGGGAGGACCTTATGAAGTAGAACCGTTGGCAGATTACTTAAAAGACCACACAGATTGGCGTATAACTGTCCCGACTTTGCCTGGACATGGTCGGAAATTAAATTTGCAACATGTTTCTCACGACGAATGGCTGGAGGCTGCAGAACAGACACTGCTGCAGTTGAAAGAAAGGTATGAGACTGTCTACCTCATTGGTTTTTCAATGGGAGGTATGATCGCGGCATATTTGGCTGCCAAGTACCAGGTAGAGAAGCTTGTGCTTTTAGCAACCTCTGGTAAATACTTATCGTTTAAGCAGATTGGAATAGACATAGGTGGATTTATTACAGATGCTGTCAAAGGAAAATTAGGAGAAAACAAATTGTTCAGACATTATAAAAGAAAGTTTGGTACAGTCCCTTTTCGAGCAAACATTGAATTTCTTAAGTTAGTACGATTTACAAGGAGATATTTAAATAAAATCCATTCTCCTGTATTAATTGCCCAAGGTCAGCAAGATGGAATGGTGCCATATAAAACAGCGTATTATTTAAATAAAGAAATTACATCTGAACAGAAAGAAGTTGTATTTTTTGAACGGTCTAAACATTTAATCTGTTTAGGAGAGGACAAGGATGCACTAAATCAAATTGTACATGCTTTTCTGGATAGACCAAAAGTGGATACATTGACATATAAATAA
- a CDS encoding MarR family winged helix-turn-helix transcriptional regulator, with translation MTKDRSLKEKQNNSSLKLFVVLSKAYRSLMEQVEDDIQQRGLNLTDFAVMELLYHKGPHPLKAIGEKILLTSGSITYVVNKLENRRYITRIPNQNDRRVTFAEITEKGEKLLEHIFPGHWSRIEEITSGLDEVEKQIAIDLLRKLGTANQVK, from the coding sequence TTGACAAAAGATCGTTCGTTAAAGGAAAAACAAAACAATAGCTCGCTTAAATTATTTGTTGTATTATCGAAAGCTTATCGAAGTTTAATGGAACAAGTGGAGGATGACATTCAGCAACGAGGATTGAATTTAACGGATTTTGCAGTTATGGAGCTGCTTTATCATAAAGGGCCTCATCCATTAAAAGCGATAGGTGAAAAAATATTATTAACAAGTGGAAGTATTACGTATGTTGTAAACAAGTTAGAAAATAGACGTTATATTACACGTATACCGAATCAGAATGATCGTCGGGTTACTTTCGCGGAAATTACGGAAAAAGGGGAGAAGTTATTAGAGCATATTTTCCCTGGTCATTGGTCGCGAATTGAAGAGATTACAAGTGGATTAGATGAGGTTGAAAAACAAATTGCAATTGATTTGTTGCGGAAACTCGGTACAGCAAATCAGGTGAAATGA
- a CDS encoding DMT family transporter, translated as MRLPPFNPYIAVGIGVISVSTSAVFVKLADQAPAAMIANYRLLFAVLLMVPIILAKYRHEIKKIDQKDWILSILAGIFLAFHFILWFESLNYTSVASSVVLVTLQPIFAFLGTYIFFKERFSYGAIISMLIALIGSVIISWGDFQISGMALFGDILALLGAITVTGYFLLGQRVRRNLSLMTYTFVVYGVSSITLILYNLIIGNSFVGYPADHWWIFIALAIIPTFFGHTLFNWALKWLSTSTISMGIVFEPLGASFLAYIILHETVTASQLLGGTIVLFGLFLFVLSTNRKTTLTISKKKQHD; from the coding sequence ATGCGACTTCCTCCATTTAACCCATACATCGCCGTAGGAATTGGTGTTATTTCTGTTTCTACTTCAGCAGTATTTGTTAAATTAGCGGATCAAGCACCAGCTGCAATGATCGCAAATTACCGTCTTTTATTTGCTGTACTTCTGATGGTTCCAATAATACTGGCAAAATACCGCCATGAAATAAAAAAAATTGATCAAAAAGATTGGATATTATCCATTCTCGCAGGGATATTTTTAGCTTTTCATTTTATATTATGGTTTGAATCATTGAATTACACATCGGTAGCAAGCTCTGTAGTCTTGGTAACGCTCCAACCAATTTTCGCTTTCCTAGGAACATATATTTTCTTTAAGGAACGCTTTTCTTATGGAGCAATTATTAGTATGCTGATTGCTTTAATTGGTAGTGTGATCATTAGTTGGGGAGATTTTCAAATAAGCGGCATGGCCCTGTTCGGAGATATTTTAGCATTACTCGGGGCAATAACCGTAACAGGTTATTTCCTACTCGGTCAACGAGTGCGCCGGAACCTCTCTTTAATGACCTATACATTCGTCGTGTATGGCGTAAGCTCCATCACATTGATCCTATATAACTTAATCATTGGGAATTCTTTTGTTGGCTATCCGGCTGATCATTGGTGGATTTTTATTGCATTGGCGATTATCCCAACTTTTTTTGGTCACACATTATTTAATTGGGCTTTAAAATGGTTAAGTACTTCTACCATCTCGATGGGGATTGTTTTTGAGCCATTAGGCGCTTCATTTTTAGCATACATTATTTTACATGAGACTGTTACCGCTTCCCAGCTGCTGGGAGGGACCATTGTATTATTTGGATTATTTTTGTTTGTATTAAGCACCAATCGTAAAACTACTTTAACAATTTCCAAAAAGAAGCAGCATGATTAA
- a CDS encoding ABC transporter ATP-binding protein — translation MKTLEVVELSVELDQNVLIDHASFTLDEGTITALVGHNGAGKSTLLKAIVGMIQKEQGKIIINEMFHQDEDILTFKLLLSYLPEEPMLLTELTVMQHFQLYGMSYELATNELNQRIERMVKGFELTDKLDEYPESLSKGMRQKVQTICALLPDTPLLLIDEPFMGLDIYAIDYFEQLMKEKVASGTTVLVTTHQLDRMKGMADNYIMLQQGKIHSQGPIDQFVTIDRRTK, via the coding sequence TTGAAAACGTTAGAAGTTGTTGAACTTTCGGTAGAGTTGGATCAGAATGTGCTGATTGACCACGCCTCATTTACGCTAGACGAGGGAACAATAACTGCATTGGTGGGGCATAATGGTGCAGGAAAGTCAACGTTATTGAAAGCGATCGTTGGCATGATTCAAAAGGAACAAGGGAAAATTATTATTAATGAAATGTTCCATCAAGATGAGGATATTCTAACATTTAAACTCTTGCTCTCTTATTTGCCGGAAGAACCGATGCTGCTGACAGAATTAACTGTGATGCAACATTTCCAGCTCTATGGGATGAGTTATGAACTGGCTACAAACGAATTAAATCAACGGATTGAACGGATGGTAAAAGGATTTGAATTGACAGATAAGCTGGATGAATATCCCGAATCGTTGTCAAAAGGAATGAGGCAAAAAGTACAAACCATTTGTGCATTACTTCCTGACACTCCGTTATTACTTATTGATGAACCCTTCATGGGCCTTGATATTTACGCAATTGATTATTTTGAACAATTAATGAAAGAAAAAGTAGCTAGCGGGACGACGGTTCTTGTCACGACACATCAGCTCGACCGTATGAAGGGAATGGCAGATAACTATATTATGCTGCAACAAGGGAAAATACATAGCCAAGGGCCGATTGATCAATTTGTTACGATTGATAGGAGAACGAAATAA